A genomic segment from Phragmites australis chromosome 6, lpPhrAust1.1, whole genome shotgun sequence encodes:
- the LOC133922219 gene encoding F-box/kelch-repeat protein OR23-like, with the protein MASSSSSSGVRLAGTLALRQGSAAAASLIPGLPDDVSAVILCLLTFPDQSRLRATSRAWRLLLSVATLLPLRRSLRLPRRHLLCLFPTDPSLASPILLDPAAPTTWWPLPPLPCSPQLYGLANFAALAIGRYIYVLGGSCFDARSYPLGHPSPSAAAYRLDLAHSRHCWERLPDMLVPRGSFACAPAPSGGGVIVAGGGSRHPTFPSNGSRTSRTEWYDATACSWRGASAMPRERAGCVGFVAHGAGNGGEDEFWVMGGYDGYTTVGGVVPNDVYCRDAVALGLWSGKWREVGDMWEAGERPRLGPVAALSADDGRITEVYMLDENDVFRYNFASNRWLKEATTRRKIPNTESCGFVSVNGELYVLASAKVPVEVSGPWRQLKKKLALEFQVYNPGTKKWRVLTTHPPVNAPVDFRTAALCTVEL; encoded by the exons AtggcctcttcctcctcctcctccggcgtccGCCTCGCCGGAACCCTAGCCCTGCGGCAGGGCTCGGCGGCCGCGGCGTCTCTGATCCCGGGGCTCCCGGACGACGTGTCGGCCGTCATCCTCTGCCTGCTCACCTTCCCCGACCAGTCCCGCCTCCGCGCCACCTCCCGCGCGTGGCGGCTGCTCCTCTCTGTGGCCACGCTCCTCCCGCTCCGccgcagcctccgcctcccgcgccGACACCTCCTCTGCCTCTTCCCCACCGACCCCTCCCTCGCCTCTCCCATCCTGCTCGACCCCGCCGCCCCAACCACCTGGTGGCCCCTCCCGCCGCTCCCCTGCTCCCCGCAGCTCTACGGCCTAGCTAACTTCGCCGCCCTCGCCATCGGCCGCTACATCTACGTCCTGGGTGGGTCGTGCTTCGACGCCCGCAGCTACCCGCTGGGCCACccctccccctccgccgccgcctaccGGCTCGACCTCGCCCACTCCCGACACTGCTGGGAGCGACTCCCCGACATGCTCGTTCCGCGCGGGAGCTTCGCGTGTGCTCCCGCGCCCAGTGGTGGTGGGGTcatcgtcgccggcggcgggtCGCGACACCCCACGTTCCCCTCCAACGGTAGCCGCACCAGCAGGACCGAGTGGTACGACGCAACTGCGTGCTCGTGGCGCGGTGCCTCCGCGATGCCCCGCGAGCGGGCCGGGTGCGTGGGGTTCGTGGCGCACGGAGCAGGAAACGGTGGCGAGGATGAGTTCTGGGTGATGGGCGGGTACGATGGGTACACCACGGTGGGAGGAGTGGTGCCAAATGACGTATACTGCCGGGACGCGGTGGCGCTTGGACTGTGGAGCGGGAAGTGGAGGGAGGTTGGCGACATGTGGGAGGCAGGGGAGAGGCCCCGGCTTGGGCCCGTTGCAGCTTTATCTGCAGACGATGGAAGGATTACCGAAGTGTACATGCTTGATGAGAATGATGTCTTCAG GTACAACTTTGCTTCAAACAGGTGGTTGAAAGAGGCAACTACGAGAAGGAAGATCCCAAACACTGAATCTTGTGGTTTCGTATCAGTGAATGGGGAACTGTATGTGCTCGCATCTGCAAAAGTTCCTGTTGAAGTCTCTGGCCCGTGGAGGCAGCTGAAGAAGAAGCTGGCCCTTGAGTTTCAGGTGTACAACCCCGGGACAAAGAAGTGGAGAGTGCTCACCACACATCCACCTGTCAATGCGCCCGTTGATTTCAGGACTGCAGCTCTCTGTACAGTTGAGTTGTAG
- the LOC133922218 gene encoding putative F-box/LRR-repeat protein 23, with the protein MSSPPPPPMAETEAECEARDWAEMPSDALAAVFAKLDATELLTGAGLVCRAWCRLAATDPTLWRCVDMSHQGDFLEAEEAEAMARAAVDRSAGTMEAFWSDTFVTDDLLRYISHRASSLKSLQLSLCHNVSNEGFAEAISGFPQLEELEVTFCSLYGNVCETVGKACPQLKCFRLNERLSILQSEFAAYEGMDDDTEALGIASTMPGLQDLQLIGNNLTNDGLVAILDHCPHLESLDIRQCYNIQMDDALRSKCARIRNLKLPHDPISDFKYRAYIVSSVANSGSDFEVDMCDDLLDVVTEDDDAEFDDLDDFDDAGSDVGMFDDEYDM; encoded by the exons AtgtcctcgccgccgccgccgcctatgGCGGAGACTGAGGCCGAGTGCGAGGCCCGCGACTGGGCGGAAATGCCGTCGGACGCGCTCGCCGCCGTGTTCGCGAAGCTGGACGCGACCGAACTCCTGACGGGGGCCGGGCTGGTGTGCCGGGCGTGGTGCCGGCTCGCGGCGACCGACCCCACGCTGTGGCGCTGCGTGGACATGAGCCACCAGGGGGACTTCCTGGAGGCCGAAGAAGCCGAAGCCATGGCGcgcgccgccgtcgaccgcTCCGCGGGCACCATGGAGGCCTTCTGGTCCGACACCTTCGTCACTGACGATCTCCTCCGCTACATCTCTCATAG GGCCTCCTCATTGAAGAGCCTCCAACTCAGCTTGTGCCATAATGTCTCTAATGAAGGGTTTGCAGAGGCAATTAGTGGTTTTCCTCAGCTTGAGGAGCTTGAAGTTACATTCTGCTCATTGTATGGCAACGTGTGTGAGACTGTTGGCAAAGCCTGCCCACAACTTAAATGCTTCAGGTTGAATGAACGCTTGTCTATTCTTCAAAGTGAGTTTGCAGCCTACGAGGGCATGGATGATGACACAGAAGCATTGGGGATTGCTAGCACCATGCCTGGGCTCCAAGACCTTCAGTTGATTGGCAACAACCTGACTAATGACGGACTCGTGGCAATACTTGACCATTGCCCCCACCTTGAATCCCTTGACATACGCCAGTGCTACAACATCCAAATGGATGATGCTCTGAGATCAAAATGTGCTAGAATAAGAAACCTTAAGCTTCCACATGACCCCATCTCCGACTTCAAGTACAGAGCTTACATCGTCAGCAGTGTAGCTAACTCTGGTTCTGATTTTGAGGTTGATATGTGCGATGATCTGCTGGATGTGGTCactgaagatgatgatgctgagTTTGATGATTTGGATGATTTTGACGATGCAGGCTCAGATGTGGGAATGTTCgatgatgaatatgatatgTGA